In Mercurialis annua linkage group LG5, ddMerAnnu1.2, whole genome shotgun sequence, a single genomic region encodes these proteins:
- the LOC126679989 gene encoding uncharacterized protein LOC126679989, giving the protein MGEQPDEEKRVTMAATDDGSGGGKRKLDALELAKQRAQEIASRIAAANDASSDLKRPRLFSATSTSPPPPRQSNFSYNSNSAPSYSYPAPVSYASQPSHYHGSQGPSKRISIPNGKVGVVIGKGGETIKQIQLQSGAKIQITKDQDADPHALTRDVELMGTSEQISRAEELVNEVIAETDTGGSAPSAGHGQNTKQPGAEQFSMVVPNDKVGLLIGKGGETIKYMQSRSGARMQIIPLHLPPGDPTAERTVYINGSTEQIEAAKELINEVISGKRILNPSGSGSYGQPVYPSTGNWAQAGQAPMQQQPQYGYAQPGNQPTPASYYGQYPQQPAWDQSNPTMSQTPQQMAGYGYYGQQQPQIGSTPPNPNYGYGQTPPATDGAYEQSYNQQTPNYGQNMGTTTQEQQRLYATSTYGSTAASQSDGTVSSQSTQAPPAYPPSAYSQPTADPHAYWNSSNYASQAPHQTGYDQTGYGAYPQPPTTAPANYGQGYGQPQAQPTNNGHPESLSDGNASTGNASNTPAKEAVSSQT; this is encoded by the exons ATGGGAGAACAACCAGACGAAGAAAAGCGGGTGACGATGGCTGCTACTGACGACGGTAGTGGCGGAGGAAAGAGAAAACTAGATGCCTTAGAGCTCGCCAAACAGAGAGCTCAAGAAATCGCCTCCCGAATCGCCGCCGCCAATGACGCTTCTTCTGACCTAAAGCGACCCCGTCTCTTCTCCGCTACTAGTACTTCACCACCGCCACCACGCCAATCCAACTTTTCTTATAATTCCAATTCTGCCCCTTCCTATTCCTACCCAGCTCCTG TTTCCTATGCTTCTCAACCGAGTCATTATCATGGTTCACAAGGTCCAAGTAAGAGAATTAGTATTCCTAATGGCAAG GTTGGTGTTGTTATAGGGAAAGGAGGAGAAACAATCAAGCAAATTCAACTTCAGTCAGGCGCTAAAATACAAATTACTAAGGATCAAGATGCTGATCCCCATGCTTTAACAAGGGATGTAGAGTTGATGGGTACTTCAGAACAAATTAGCAGGGCGGAAGAGCTCGTTAATGAAGTGATTGCTGAG ACGGATACAGGGGGCTCTGCTCCTTCTGCTGGCCATGGACAGAATACAAAGCAACCTGGAGCTGAACAGTTCTCAATGGTAGTCCCTAATGATAAG GTTGGGTTGCTCATTGGCAAGGGTGGTGAGACCATAAAGTACATGCAAAGCAGATCAGGGGCACGTATGCAG ATTATTCCCCTTCACCTACCTCCTGGTGACCCAACAGCAGAAAGAACAGTTTATATAAATGGTTCAACAGAACAGATCGAAGCAGCTAAAGAATTGATCAATGAAGTAATCAGTGGG AAACGTATATTAAATCCTTCAGGATCGGGTAGCTATGGACAACCAGTTTATCCCTCAACTGGTAATTGGGCCCAGGCAGGACAAGCTCCCATGCAACAACAGCCTCAGTATGGATATGCACAGCCAGGAAATCAACCTACGCCCGCTTCTTACTACGGTCAGTACCCCCAGCAACCAGCTTGGGATCAGTCAAATCCAACTATGTCTCAAACACCTCAGCAAATGGCTGGATATGGTTACTATGGGCAGCAGCAACCCCAAATAGGATCTACCCCACCAAATCCCAACTATGGCTACGGTCAGACACCTCCTGCTACCGATGGAGCTTATGAGCAGAGTTACAATCAGCAGACACCAAACTACGGACAAAACATGGGAACTACAACCCAGGAACAGCAGAGACTATATGCTACTTCGACTTATGGATCAACCGCTGCATCTCAATCTGATGGGACAGTTTCCTCCCAGTCAACTCAAGCACCGCCTGCATATCCACCTTCTGCTTATAGTCAGCCAACGGCAGACCCTCACGCGTACTGGAATTCCTCAAACTATGCCAGCCAAGCACCGCATCAAACAGGATATGATCAAACTGGGTATGGAGCCTATCCTCAGCCACCAACTACTGCACCAGCAAACTACGGCCAGGGTTACGGACAGCCACAAGCACAGCCAACAAACAATGGTCATCCAGAGTCATTGTCTGACGGGAATGCAAGTACAGGCAATGCCTCAAATACGCCTGCGAAGGAAGCAGTTTCTTCACAGACCTGA
- the LOC126679990 gene encoding serine/threonine-protein kinase SRK2E isoform X1, producing the protein MDRAAVTVGPGMDLPIMHDSDRYELVKDIGAGNFGVARLMRDKQTDELVAVKYIERGEKIDENVQREIINHRSLRHPNIVRFKEVILTPTHLAIVMEYASGGELFERICNAGRFSEDEARFFFQQLISGVSYCHAMQVCHRDLKLENTLLDGSPAPRLKICDFGYSKSSVLHSQPKSTVGTPAYIAPEVLLKKEYDGKIADVWSCGVTLYVMLVGAYPFEDPEEPKNFRKTIHRILNVQYSIPDYVHISPECRHLISRIFVADPAKRISIPEIRNHEWFLKNLPTDLMDDKTINNQFDEPDQPMQSIDEIMQIISEATIPAAGTRSLNQYLTGSLDIDDEMEEDLETDPELDMDSSGEIVYAM; encoded by the exons ATGGATCGAGCAGCAGTGACTGTAGGGCCGGGTATGGATCTGCCTATTATGCATGACAGTGACAGATATGAGCTGGTGAAGGACATTGGTGCAGGCAATTTTGGGGTGGCTAGGTTGATGAGGGATAAGCAGACTGATGAGCTTGTTGCTGTTAAGTATATCGAGAGAGGTGAGAAG ATAGATGAAAACGTACAAAGAGAAATTATTAACCACAGGTCATTGAGGCATCCTAACATTGTCAGATTCAAAGAG GTTATATTGACACCAACTCACTTGGCTATCGTGATGGAGTATGCATCTGGCGGGGAACTTTTTGAGCGGATATGCAATGCAGGCCGTTTCAGTGAGGATGAG GCACGGTTTTTCTTCCAACAACTTATATCAGGAGTTAGCTACTGTCATGCAATG CAAGTATGCCATCGTGATTTAAAATTGGAGAATACATTACTGGATGGAAGCCCGGCACCTCGTTTGAAGATTTGTGACTTTGGTTACTCTAAG TCATCTGTGCTCCATTCACAACCAAAATCTACCGTCGGAACGCCTGCATATATTGCACCTGAAGTGTTACTTAAGAAGGAATATGATGGCAAG ATTGCAGATGTATGGTCTTGTGGCGTAACTTTATACGTAATGTTGGTTGGAGCATATCCTTTTGAAGACCCCGAGGAGCCTAAGAATTTCCGCAAGACAATACAT AGAATTTTGAATGTGCAGTACTCAATTCCAGACTATGTTCATATATCTCCGGAGTGTCGGCATCTGATTTCAAGAATTTTTGTGGCCGACCCTGCCAAG AGGATAAGCATTCCGGAGATTAGAAACCACGAATGGTTCCTGAAGAATCTCCCCACAGATCTGATGGACGACAAGACGATAAACAACCAGTTCGACGAGCCTGATCAGCCAATGCAGAGCATCGACGAGATAATGCAGATAATATCCGAAGCAACCATACCAGCAGCTGGAACGCGTAGTCTGAATCAATATTTGACAGGCAGCTTGGACATCGATGACGAAATGGAGGAGGATCTAGAGACGGACCCTGAACTCGACATGGATAGCAGTGGAGAGATAGTGTATGCAATGTGA
- the LOC126679990 gene encoding serine/threonine-protein kinase SRK2E isoform X2, whose product MSLLLLSISREIDENVQREIINHRSLRHPNIVRFKEVILTPTHLAIVMEYASGGELFERICNAGRFSEDEARFFFQQLISGVSYCHAMQVCHRDLKLENTLLDGSPAPRLKICDFGYSKSSVLHSQPKSTVGTPAYIAPEVLLKKEYDGKIADVWSCGVTLYVMLVGAYPFEDPEEPKNFRKTIHRILNVQYSIPDYVHISPECRHLISRIFVADPAKRISIPEIRNHEWFLKNLPTDLMDDKTINNQFDEPDQPMQSIDEIMQIISEATIPAAGTRSLNQYLTGSLDIDDEMEEDLETDPELDMDSSGEIVYAM is encoded by the exons ATGAGCTTGTTGCTGTTAAGTATATCGAGAGAG ATAGATGAAAACGTACAAAGAGAAATTATTAACCACAGGTCATTGAGGCATCCTAACATTGTCAGATTCAAAGAG GTTATATTGACACCAACTCACTTGGCTATCGTGATGGAGTATGCATCTGGCGGGGAACTTTTTGAGCGGATATGCAATGCAGGCCGTTTCAGTGAGGATGAG GCACGGTTTTTCTTCCAACAACTTATATCAGGAGTTAGCTACTGTCATGCAATG CAAGTATGCCATCGTGATTTAAAATTGGAGAATACATTACTGGATGGAAGCCCGGCACCTCGTTTGAAGATTTGTGACTTTGGTTACTCTAAG TCATCTGTGCTCCATTCACAACCAAAATCTACCGTCGGAACGCCTGCATATATTGCACCTGAAGTGTTACTTAAGAAGGAATATGATGGCAAG ATTGCAGATGTATGGTCTTGTGGCGTAACTTTATACGTAATGTTGGTTGGAGCATATCCTTTTGAAGACCCCGAGGAGCCTAAGAATTTCCGCAAGACAATACAT AGAATTTTGAATGTGCAGTACTCAATTCCAGACTATGTTCATATATCTCCGGAGTGTCGGCATCTGATTTCAAGAATTTTTGTGGCCGACCCTGCCAAG AGGATAAGCATTCCGGAGATTAGAAACCACGAATGGTTCCTGAAGAATCTCCCCACAGATCTGATGGACGACAAGACGATAAACAACCAGTTCGACGAGCCTGATCAGCCAATGCAGAGCATCGACGAGATAATGCAGATAATATCCGAAGCAACCATACCAGCAGCTGGAACGCGTAGTCTGAATCAATATTTGACAGGCAGCTTGGACATCGATGACGAAATGGAGGAGGATCTAGAGACGGACCCTGAACTCGACATGGATAGCAGTGGAGAGATAGTGTATGCAATGTGA